A region from the Drosophila mauritiana strain mau12 chromosome 2L, ASM438214v1, whole genome shotgun sequence genome encodes:
- the LOC117135231 gene encoding nucleolar and coiled-body phosphoprotein 1 isoform X3, which translates to MFSCCRSNPKAGKKEREKRSAEEENGGQATEKEEPQLNGKPGTPKEEPEPVKPEKEPLEAHNPEDEPSTQPNTAQPTQAEAASKAPPANPAPAPKEPEPLARSTHSSTSTAPPASMTSGDAEEADEVVVVATVTPTTPPPQPPPTKSCLSRHNSTHQSIKKKVNISNRAEIIEPDPLPLLLLASQNQGSLLDDDEVFSDSLPPPKRESMCAPYIEGDVVSETLFFAHGLPSWFDDERLNDIGCIEPPVTPVGRDELELKRQRLYTELLRAAHAAVEHSVAVRGMQASIESDSFVSFFDLSSNLSGCLTFEGVLRV; encoded by the exons ATGTTCTCCTGCTGCCGATCGAACCCCAAGGCGGGCAAGAAGGAGAGAGAAAAACGGAGTGCGGAGGAGGAGAACGGAGGACAGGCCACCGAAAAGGAGGAACCCCAGCTGAACGGCAAGCCAGGAACTCCGAAGGAGGAGCCAGAGCCTGTGAAACCAGAAAAGGAGCCCTTGGAAGCGCATAATCCCGAGGATGAGCCCAGCACCCAGCCAAACACTG CCCAACCAACTCAGGCTGAAGCGGCTAGCAAAGCACCACCAGCAaatccagcaccagcacccaAAGAACCGGAGCCACTGGCCCGCTCCACGCACTCTTCCACATCCACGGCACCACCTGCCTCGATGACCAGCGGCGACGCGGAGGAGGCGGACgaagtggtggtggtggcgacGGTGACGCCGACCACACCGCCTCCGCAGCCGCCGCCCACCAAGAGCTGCCTGTCCAGGCACAACTCCACGCATCAGTCGATCAAGAAGAAGGTGAACATCAGCAACCGGGCGGAGATCATCGAGCCGGATCCACTGCCACTGCTCCTGCTGGCCAGCCAGAATCAGGGCTCCCTGCTGGACGACGACGAGGTGTTCTCCGACTCCCTGCCGCCACCGAAGCGGGAGAGCATGTGTGCACCCTACATCGAGGGGGATGTCGTCTCGGAAACACTCTTCTTTGCCCACGGATTGCCCTCGTGGTTCGACGACGAGCGCCTGAACGACAT CGGCTGCATCGAGCCCCCGGTCACGCCGGTGGGACGCGACGAGCTGGAGCTGAAGCGCCAGCGTCTCTACACGGAGCTCCTGCGGGCCGCCCATGCGGCTGTGGAGCATAGCGTGGCCGTGCGGGGTATGCAAGCTTCGATAGAGTCCGAttcttttgtttcttttttcgaTCTCAGCAGTAATTTAAGCGGATGCTTGACTTTCGAAGGAGTTTTGAGAGTCTAG
- the LOC117145346 gene encoding dehydrodolichyl diphosphate synthase complex subunit NUS1, with product MIEVLCLLLGRILLLLVGGYELMWRLRERLNALVVRSYDLWRSRAAREAHERRVLADCRSQLTKTPQHLVLVISPGDAGVDAVLLSRIFDFALDVGIKHVSLYDRRAKGRGYVDMADLCRSTSADTGSCLKWPPVASPSKLENQPKNGQKTNGYVNGSHSPQLQLHQISASDGHALIADVCRELYEGRETDLVQSLLKQKREALTEQISDMLSKRLGFEAPEPELGIVFARQTCTYGLLPWHARFTEFHTHPSGRHFDVEAFASILCKYSRCEQRWGT from the exons ATGATCGAGGTGCTGTGCCTGCTGCTGGGCAGGATCCTGCTGCTTCTGGTCGGCGGCTACGAACTGATGTGGCGGCTCCGAGAGCGCCTCAATGCACTGGTCGTCCGGTCATATGACCTTTGGCGCAGCAGAGCGGCACGTGAGGCGCACGAGCGGCGCGTGCTCGCCGACTGCCGCTCCCAGTTGACCAAGACGCCGCAGCATCTGGTCCTGGTTATCTCCCCCGGGGATGCCGGCGTGGATGCGGTGCTCCTCAGCAGGATCTTCGACTTTGCCCTGGACGTGGGCATCAAACACGTCAGCCTGTACGACAGGCGGGCGAAAGGCAGGGGCTACGTGGACATGGCCGATCTCTGTCGGTCCACCAGCGCGGACACGGGCAGCTGCTTAAAGTGGCCACCCGTAGCCAGTCCCAGCAAACTGGAGAACCAGCCCAAAAACGGACAAAAGACAAATGGTTATGTGAACGGTTCACATTCCCCTCAACTGCAG CTCCATCAAATCAGCGCCTCCGACGGCCATGCCCTGATCGCCGACGTCTGCCGCGAGTTGTACGAAGGCAGGGAGACGGACTTGGTGCAGAGTTTACTTAAGCAGAAGCGCGAAGCGCTGACGGAGCAGATCAGCGACATGCTGAGCAAGCGACTCGGGTTCGAGGCCCCGGAGCCGGAGCTGGGCATCGTGTTCGCCCGGCAGACGTGCACCTACGGCCTGCTTCCCTGGCACGCGCGCTTCACCGAGTTCCACACGCACCCCAGCGGACGCCACTTCGACGTGGAGGCGTTCGCCAGCATCCTGTGCAAGTACTCGCGGTGCGAGCAGCGGTGGGGCACGTAG